Within Scomber scombrus chromosome 12, fScoSco1.1, whole genome shotgun sequence, the genomic segment GGAATGCATCATTACATATCTAATGTCTTTAGCAATGTTTTAGCACTGAGAACGAGCCGCTACTAATTTAaatctcctctctgtttcttctGCGGGTGAAGTTATGTGTACAGTTGTAATGGGATAATAATTATCCATTGgtatgtttgtatgtgaatTTTACATGGTGACAAATTACCACAGTGAACTACAGTGAAAGGTGAGCACTGTTGTTCTTACAGTCAGCTATTGCAAACATGTTTGCTACAACTTAAAGATAAGCAGTTGACCCTGCATCTATTTTTCAAATACCCTATCTACTTAACTCTAATCCACTGTTGACTTACTGAGAGCAGCTGAGCGGTGGATGTGTGTAGTTGCCAGGACGCTGTGATACAGGAATGTTCTGGTCGTGTTTACCGAGTGGAAATAATGTCGGAGGCTGTGCTGTTTGTGGAGCCCTGATTTGTGTCCTTCTGTCTCGCTCCTCCAGATGAGGCCAACGAGAACGAGTCTTCGGGATCGTTCAACAATCAGCTGTCCTGGAAACAAGGCCGCCAGCTCCTCAGACAGTAAGCGCACATGCTTTTATCCATCCGTGGCCATGTTCAACCTAGAAAACTGAATCATTGCACTAAAATTAACTGTGTGAAAGGCTGAAAAGACCTGGAGGTTCAGACGTCCCTAGCTGCGTTTGTCTGCATGAGTACTGTCACTTGTGTCAGACATTAAGGTGTTTGAGAGCTTAGTGTATTACAGTGCCAGCAGGCCCCCCAAAAACAACTGTGGAGAAGAGCTCCCCCACATGGGCAGCAGTAGCCATTACCTGctggtttttgttttgctttcttttgcTTCTGTATACCTGGCGGGCTCAGGAAAATGTGGTTAGCATATCATCGCTCTCCCCAGTCAGTCTGTGTAAATAAAACCGGCTCCGGCCTTTATCCCAGACACCATCAGGCAGCCTCACACGTCATCTGCCCCAACATGCCGCCTGATGAGGCAGCCAATTTATTCTCAAGTCAGTGTCAAGGGACTGATCAATAATGTGCTAAGacacccctcctcccctccagtCAGCCGCCCTCTCACACTGCTAGAGCAGCTTCTGCATCCCTACAGGGTAGGTGTAATATTTGATGAGAAGCTCATCTTGCCTCCTCAGAGCTTGATACTGTTAACTAGATCAGAGCTAGAGGACATAACACATTTGACAGTAACAAGTACTCGACTCTTCCTCATATAATCATCATATTGAAGTCTTTGCAGTAAATGAACTTATTGTCAGCTCTGTTGTACAAGAACACTTCATTTTTCTACAATGTCTCCACCAAATGCAAGCAGATAACCATTCATTCTCCTTGTTCTAGGTACCTGCAGGAGGTCGGCTACACAGACACCATCTTAGATGTGAAGTCCCAGCGGGTGCGAGCGCTGCTAGGACTGGCTGGGGATGGAGGTGGTAGAACAGGTGAAAGAAGTACTGAGCCTCTGGTCAATGGGACAGACACATCAACAAAGGGCATGGGCACCAGAGGGTGAGTACTCCCCTCTAAAAGCACATCACACTTTGTCTTTAGGCTGCATGGAAAGGTGTTATACATGGCTGTGCAGTGTTTCAACATGCCCAATGATAAAGTCTCAGGGCATATCAAACACAGTGCTTCAGGATGTAAataggagggggaaaaaatcgaCGCAAGAAGACACATATGTTATCAACTCTCATGGCTTCTGTACCACTGTACCATTGTACATGCATCTAATATAATAATCTCTGACCTGATTGTGCAGTCGGTCACAGCCAAGGAAAAGATAGCAACATAAAATGCTGATTTGGCAAAGTGAGATTTGGGTGAATGTGTTTTGTAGCAGTAGCTTTACTCCAGCTCACCACTGTGATTAGCTGGTTTGTAAATGTGGGTCATAGAGGCAGTTAAATTGTGGGATCTTTGCCCTAAATTTTTAAACTCTATCATTTGGTGTATGTTACTCATAAAAGTGATGAGGTGAATATGTGTAACTACTGTATAATTCattatctttttaaaacatttttttttaatggtctgTGCAAACGAAAAGCTTACACACAATATTGTGAACACACACTGTGCATTAACCTAAAATGTCGTCAGGTAAGTTAAACATTGTTAATACGACTGTGTGTAAATGCTTCGATATGTGTCAACAGGAAGGCTGAGCTCTCTGACACGAGCGCTGTACTGGAGGCCTTCAAGTTCATCGAGAATGCAGCGGCTGAGTTCAGTgacgaagaagaggaagatgaggggaTGGCCAGGACCAGCGTCGAGTCCCGGACGGTAAGAAGACAGTCATCTCACACTTTCTACACAAAGCTGAATAAGTTATCGTCATGTATTATTAATAACGATGCTGTATACCTTCTGCAGATCCTGAGGAAGAAGCCTGCATCGTCATCGTCGCCATCACCAGCCAGTATGGACACCAGTGAGGACCCGGATACAGAGGAGGCACTGAAGGGCTTCGACTTTCTGTCCAGCCCGGACGAGATGGACACTTCACCGGAGTCCAGAGGCACCGGGGACGGGACAGACTGGGGTGAGTCGTGGTCTGTGAAGTGCAGAGTTAAATCTAGAGGaaacacatgcaaatatataatataaaaatttcagagttactgtttttaattgtatgatGTGCTTGTTTCTCTGAATTTGACTTCTGCTCATAGGACGGTGATTGTTCACGGAGTACTCGTCATTCATATTTCATGCTGTGGTCATAAATCATGATGTTTGGAGTTTCTCTGTTTTAACCCATAGTGTGTGATCTCTTCCACTGTGTGTTCCCATAGCCAGCCTGTGACCACAATGTCTCTTCCACTCCCACGTGTCGACAAGTCAACCTGATTTCCCTCCAGTCTGTGACACGTGTCCCACTGCTCCCTAGACTAAAGCTAGACCCAAAAAAaggtgtttctttgtgtttggaCGTGGGTTGGAGTGTTAGAGTCATGCCTATAGACAATTTGATTATGACAAAGGCTTTCAGGGCGAGGGTTTTATGATTCGATTTGTCATGACTCCCAATCCAAATGTCCAAATGAAAGAATCCCAGACATGGCAATAATTCCCTCCCACCACTCTCACGTCTTTCAGTAGAAAAATACTTAGATTAAACAAGATAGCTGCCAATGCCGCCCCCACATACAGTGACTCTGATTTTACTGAGGTGGTAGTggcctcatttaaaaaaaagaaaaagaggctcCTCTCAGGTCCTAAAGGCCCGCTACTCTACTCGAGGCTTGAGAAACCTCCAggagagtaaaagagagagagagagccctcTGTGCCTCACCCACCTTGCCAGGCCTCACTCAGGCCTCGACCAGAGCAGTTCCTCAACAGCCTCTCGGTCtggttttttccccctgtttagAGAAGGACGAGCAAGGTCCCATTTCTGAGGCCTGGGACGTGGACCCGGGCCTGATAACCAAACTCAAGGAGCAGTACAGAAAGGAACGCAAGGGGAAAAAGGGGGTGAAGAGTAAGTCCCATCAGGCGTtgctgcctccctccctctcctctctttgtaGAGCCTGACTTTCCTCCTGAGTTCAGCCAAGAAGCCTCGTATCTAAAATAAATATCTCCACTGTTTTTTCTCATCTCCTTCTCGAGCTGCTCCTCCTTTTATGTATTCCTCCTATTCGGCATTGCTGTGTCCTCCCGTGTGTCATTTCATACTGAATGTTTCCTCTGTCTTCTGTACTGTCACTATTATTTTCCTACTCATATAAACCGCAATGCCTGCATGTTTTCCTgttccgtttttttttttttttaatgtcttgaTTTACATCCACGTCATCATCTCGTCTGCACGCTCAGATATCAGAGATGTGAAAGTTAGTCCGTCTGTGTCCCATCTGGGATCGCACTCGTCTCCACAGTCATCTGTTTCCTACACCAGTAACTTCTCCAGTCATAATAACACCATTATCACCGTCATCATCCTCATCTGTCGGCCATGTTGACACTGTACAGttattttgttgctgttgtaaaTTGATAGcaattaaaaagcttttttcagTGACTCAGTGAAGTAACTCAGCTGTCACAATAACAATCCACTTCAGATTCATTCAGTCGCTGAGAGCACTTTAGATTTTGAATGCACCAGGCCCCGAGTTCTGTTTCTTTTACTGTGATTGAATCATAAGATCGACAACTCACACTTGAGCTCACTTTAGTCTTCATTTGATTGGAACGCCACTTTAAACACTTAGCTTTCTCCTCCTATGGTTTTAGctcagttttcttttctgtgtcagTGATTTATCACTTTTGTGGGAGTGTGGAGGAGGTTAGAAGCAGATTGTTAACctcagatatactgtatatttgtatattattaaatgtttaaaataaaaaaataaacattcataatCTGGCTGAGATCTCGCCACATCCAGCtgtgtgttatatattattCCATCCACACAGCCCACATTTAAAGATGAATGTGCCTTAAcccttttttctgcctctttaaTTCATCTAACAAGGACTCTGCTGCTGactttccttcattttctcttctttataatttaataatttattttcttccctttcaGCGCTGCTTTTCTCCcatattcattctttttttttgcagcttgtactcacaattttttcaaataaatattttattgtttttgtgttttttctccgCTCTCACCGTTATTACGCTTGTCTCTTTGGTAACACTGTCCACCTGACTTGTTAAACAGGGCCCAACCGGTCCAAGCTGCAGGACATGTTGGCTAACCTGAGAGATGCAGAGGACATGTCCCACATGCAGCCTCCATCCACCCCCCAGTCTCGGCCCAACGCGGTCCGGTTCAATGAGCACGAAGGGAACCGAACAGATGAAGGTGTGTAAGAGTAGATTGATACAAAAATACCGGCAGATTAAATCTCTTTAAACTCTTAGAGACTAGAGTTAGACTGGCTTTTTATTCCTGTCACCAACagtacttttatatttattgattcatccCCTCCCGTAGTTGAGGCTCTGACCTTCCCGCCCACTTCAGGGAAGTCGTTCATTATGGGCACAGATGAGGCCATGGAGAGCGAGCTAGGCCTCGGAGAACTGGCCGGACTCACCGTGGCCAACGAGGCCGACAGCCTGGCGTATGATGTGAGTAGAAATGAGCGGAATGGATTTCATGAGCCATGAGACCGTCTCTCTGGAGGAAAACTATTTCTGTTCATGTTATCATTGCAGCCTTTAAGAGAAACCGCCTCTTTCCCTACAAACTCCTAATCCGCAGCAAATTTGCCAAGTAACACATCACATGCTGAAAACTCACCACTTGTGAGGCTATTTTTACAGACTGTGTCCGAGAAGTTGCTTCGAAAGGGAAGTGTTGGAAGCTGTCAGTCTGTTGTTTCATTGGCAGaagttaaaatcacatttacagttATGTCAAAGTCTCATGGCTATGAAAAAGTGCTCTGAATAGTTCTGTAGCAATTTAGTGCCGTATGCAGCATTCACAGACTTTTCATCAATGAGCTAAGTTGTAAATGGATGTTTAATTAAGACATGCAGAGTGGCATTTCAAaagtctttctttttaatcatgttttttttatttacagtagcCAACCAGtcttaaaaatacagaaacatgttATTCTACTACACCACGCTACATGGAATAATTAAGTTAACTGGATGTTGAGTTCTGATTAGATGCTCTCTCGTCTTAGATTGGCAACAATAAGGATGCCATGAGAAAGACCTGGAACCCCAAATTCACTCTGCGGAGCCATTTTGATGGGATTCGAGCTCTGACCTTCCACCCTGTGGAGCCCGTCCTGGTCACCGCCTCAGAGGACCACACACTCAAGATGTGGAACCTTCAAAAGACCACTCCCGCCAAAAAGTAAGAATGCTGAATCCTCGTTGAATCCTAGTGTCAGTTCGATTTTTTTAGCTGCCATCTTACAAAAGGAGCAATCTCCTGTTGTTTGCGTCAGTCTACTTGTACTTGAATCATCAGAGTGAGCATGACAGCAATATAAAGAAAAAGCTCCTCTGTGTGATTAAACTCCAATAAGTGGGATAGCTCGCCTCTGTTGACGCACTGTCACATCTCAGCTACAGGAAACTGTCCTCATGTGACAAAGAACTGACAACTCTGCTCCACAAGGCTCATTATGTCACAACTCTGCAGCCCACGCACACTCTGTAGTGATGTGATGATTATTTTTAGAGGCTGAGGTCATTTTAGAGTCAAGGGTACAACAGCATCTTGTACATCCATTTATGGCTTTATAGAATTGAATGCCAATGTTTTCATATGTaattataaacaaacaataagtGGAtagtgctgtttgtttgttttttcgtGCATCACACTGATTATAAATGTGTCCACAGGAGCGCGTCTCTAGATGTGGAACCGATCTACACTTTCAGGGCTCAcaggtaaaaaaagaagaagaagaagaagaagaagaagagcacgTGAATACAaacagtttttctgttttagtgttttcatAGCCAAGACTTTAACATCATCATTATTCACCTCACAGGGGGGCTGTACTGAGTGTGGTGATGAGCAGCACAGGGGAGCAGTGTTTCAGTGGAGGGGTCGACGGGACCATTCA encodes:
- the LOC133991673 gene encoding striatin-like, producing MDEQAGPGVFFNNNNNSVLTGAGKGPLPDGDAGEAARAQYSIPGILHFLQHEWARFEVERAQWEVERAELQAQIAFLQGERKGQENLKKDLVRRIKMLEYALKQERAKYHKLKYGTELNQGDMKPPSYDSDEANENESSGSFNNQLSWKQGRQLLRQYLQEVGYTDTILDVKSQRVRALLGLAGDGGGRTGERSTEPLVNGTDTSTKGMGTRGKAELSDTSAVLEAFKFIENAAAEFSDEEEEDEGMARTSVESRTILRKKPASSSSPSPASMDTSEDPDTEEALKGFDFLSSPDEMDTSPESRGTGDGTDWEKDEQGPISEAWDVDPGLITKLKEQYRKERKGKKGVKRPNRSKLQDMLANLRDAEDMSHMQPPSTPQSRPNAVRFNEHEGNRTDEVEALTFPPTSGKSFIMGTDEAMESELGLGELAGLTVANEADSLAYDIGNNKDAMRKTWNPKFTLRSHFDGIRALTFHPVEPVLVTASEDHTLKMWNLQKTTPAKKSASLDVEPIYTFRAHRGAVLSVVMSSTGEQCFSGGVDGTIQCWNTPNPNIDPYDSYDPSVLRGELCGHTDSVWGLVYSSAHQRLLSCSADGTVRLWDANSTSPALAVFNENKKLGVPSSVDLVCSEPAHLVTSFTSGEIGLFNMETRQLVLNLESNTEPGTPCQINKVLSHPTLPITITAQEDRHIKFFDNNSGKLIHSMVAHLDAVTSLAVDPNGLYLMSGSHDCSIRLWNLESKTCIQEFTAHRKKFEESIHDVAFHPSKCYIASAGADALAKVFV